A DNA window from Chiloscyllium plagiosum isolate BGI_BamShark_2017 chromosome 9, ASM401019v2, whole genome shotgun sequence contains the following coding sequences:
- the prorsd1 gene encoding prolyl-tRNA synthetase associated domain-containing protein 1 isoform X3 gives MCCAFPVPHYYFAAKVVFTVEAMMPYVQHLKGAHSKNLFLKDKKKKSLWLVTVLHNRQINLNDLAKKLGCGSGNLRFADEGTMLEKLKVGQGCATPLALFYDKQGDVKFVLDSNFVDGGHEKIYFHPMINSATMGIKPIDFLHFVKETGHEPTIVKFD, from the coding sequence GTGTTCACCGTTGAAGCCATGATGCCTTATGTACAACACCTTAAAGGGGCCCACAGTAAGAATCTGTTTCTGAAAGACAAGAAGAAAAAAAGCTTATGGTTAGTGACAGTCTTACACAACAGACAAATCAACTTGAATGACCTAGCAAAGAAGCTGGGCTGTGGAAGTGGAAATCTGCGCTTTGCAGATGAAGGAACAATGCTGGAAAAATTAAAAGTTGGTCAAGGTTGCGCAACACCTCTTGCTTTGTTTTATGATAAACAAGGTGATGTAAAATTTGTGCTAGATTCAAACTTCGTGGATGGAGGACATGAAAAAATCTATTTTCATCCAATGATTAATTCAGCCACTATGGGTATTAAGCCTATAGACTTCTTGCATTTTGTGAAGGAAACAGGACATGAACCTACAATTGTAAAGTTTGattaa